The genomic region GTATACGGCGACACATTGAGCGAAAGCGGTAAGGCAATGACCGGCTACGACGTAGTACTGACGAACCCACCGTTTGGAACAAAGAAAGGCGGCGAGCGTGCAACCCGCGATGATTTTACCTATACCACCAGCAACAAGCAGCTGAATTTTTTGCAGCATATTTACCGCTCGCTCAAGACAACCGGCACCGCCCGCGCTGCCGTTGTATTGCCGGACAATGTACTTTTTGAAGACAATACCGGTCAGAAAATTCGCCGGGATTTAATGAATAAATGTAATCTTCATACAATTCTTCGGTTGCCGACCGGTATTTTTTATGCGCAGGGCGTAAAGACGAATATACTCTTTTTTACACGCGGAAAAAGTAATGAAGATAACACAAAAGCCGTATGGGTGTATGATTTACGCAGCAATATGCGTTCATTCGGAAAAACAAATCCGTTAAAAAAAGAAGACTTTGCCGAATTTGAAGCGCTCTACTGTGCAGGACATTTTGAAGACCGTAAAGAAACATGGTCGCCCGAAAATCCGAATGGAAGATGGCGTAAGTTTCCAATCGAAGAAATCTTGAAAGATGAAAAGACCAGCCTCGATTTAAAATGGATTAAAGACGACACCGGTGCCGTAGACTGTTCGCTTGCAGAACTGATGCAAACCATTCAAGAGAAAAGCGCAAATATTGCCGCAGCTGTTACCGAACTTTCCAAACTGATTGAAGGTATTGAAGAATGATGCATAAAAGCGGACAGCAGAACTTCAGTCAACTTTCGGAAGTTATCGATGAGTACAATAGACTGCACATTGCTCAACAGCTTGATTACGATAAGTTCTATTTATATTCGATTATCACGCATTCAACGGCAATAGAAGGTTCTACCGTCACGGAAATTGAAAATCAGCTTCTCTTTGACGAAGGGATAAGTGCAAATAAACCGATTCATGAACAGCTTATGAACCTTGACTTAAAAGCCGCGTATGAAAGAAGTTTTGAATTTGCAAAAGAGCACACCCAAATGACACCGGAAATCCTCTGTGAACTTTCGTCTCTCGTAATGAAAAACACCGGCACTGTGTACAATACAATCGGAGGAACATTTTCTTCTGCAAAAGGAGAACTGAGACTTTTAAATGTCAGTGCGGGACGGGGCGGAAAGAGTTATATGGCATGGCAGAAGATTCCGCAAAAACTGGAAGAATTTTGTGCTTGGTTCAATTCGGAAAGAAAAAATATTGCGCAAAAACGAATAGAAGAACAATACGCTTTTAGTTTTCTCTCACATTATAAACTTGTTTATATGCATCCTTGGGCGGATGGAAATGGCCGGATGAGTCGGCTTTTAATGAATTTTATCCAATATGAGGCGGGAATAGTACCTGCAATAATTAAAAAAGAAAACAGGGCGGAATATATTCAAAGTCTTGCTTCTTCGCAAGAAAAAGATGATGCGTCAGATTTCTTACAGTTTATGTTTTCACACCATATATGGAATTTGAACGAACAAATAGAAGAATATAAAACCTCTCTCGAAATGAGCGGAAACTGATAAAGGCTGTTATTGGGAGACCATAAAGTGAACACAAATGCATTACGTCAAAAAATATTAGACCTCGCTATCCACGGAAAGCTGGTGAAGCAAGACCCCGCAGACGAACCTGCATCCGTGATGCTGGAAAAACTCCGCGCGGAAAAAGAAGCAAAGATTGCCGCCGGAGAGATAAAACGCAACAAGAATGATTCGTATATCTTTAAATATACCGGCACATCTGGTAAAAGCAAAACTGATGACAATCCTGAGGGATTGGAACATAACAGGCACTATGAGAAGTTCGCAGACGGCAGGGTGAAGGATATCGAGGATGAAATCCCGTTTGCCGTGCCGGAGGGTTGGGCGTGGTGTAGACTGGGGGAGATTGGTGTTTGGCGCGCAGGAAGTACGCCAAATCGGAAAAACATTGCTTTTTATAAAAATGGGACTATTCCATGGCTATTAACAGGTGATTTAAATGATGGGATTATTACAGATATCCCTAATAAAATTACAGAAGAAGCGTATTGTCAAACCTCGTTAAAACTAAATCCAACAAATTCTATTTGTATTGCTATGTACGGAGCAACAATCGGAAAACTTGGAATATTATCAACTCCGACTACGACAAATCAAGCTTGTTGTGTTTGCAGTGATTTTAAGGGGATATCAAATAAATATTTATTTTATTTCTTACTACA from Treponema vincentii harbors:
- a CDS encoding N-6 DNA methylase codes for the protein MTNQEIVSKLWNLCNILRDDGITYHQYVTELTYILFLKMAKETKTENTLPENYRWDTLVSYSGIALKKFYKELLTYLGENTKGRVREIYQGASSNIDEPKNLEKIIKSIDELDWYSAKEEGLGNLYEGLLEKNANEKKSGAGQYFTPRVLIDMMTRLTAPQVGERCNDPACGTFGFMISADRYVKSLTDDYCDLNEKDAAFQVKEAFTGGELVHETHRLALMNAMLHNIEGKIVYGDTLSESGKAMTGYDVVLTNPPFGTKKGGERATRDDFTYTTSNKQLNFLQHIYRSLKTTGTARAAVVLPDNVLFEDNTGQKIRRDLMNKCNLHTILRLPTGIFYAQGVKTNILFFTRGKSNEDNTKAVWVYDLRSNMRSFGKTNPLKKEDFAEFEALYCAGHFEDRKETWSPENPNGRWRKFPIEEILKDEKTSLDLKWIKDDTGAVDCSLAELMQTIQEKSANIAAAVTELSKLIEGIEE
- a CDS encoding Fic family protein, with the translated sequence MMHKSGQQNFSQLSEVIDEYNRLHIAQQLDYDKFYLYSIITHSTAIEGSTVTEIENQLLFDEGISANKPIHEQLMNLDLKAAYERSFEFAKEHTQMTPEILCELSSLVMKNTGTVYNTIGGTFSSAKGELRLLNVSAGRGGKSYMAWQKIPQKLEEFCAWFNSERKNIAQKRIEEQYAFSFLSHYKLVYMHPWADGNGRMSRLLMNFIQYEAGIVPAIIKKENRAEYIQSLASSQEKDDASDFLQFMFSHHIWNLNEQIEEYKTSLEMSGN